GGTTCCCGTTCATCCGCCAGCTCGGGCTGGTCGGTCCACTTCCGCTCGGCGTCTTCAACCTGCGCGGCGCCACGTTCGTCGATGCCGGCATGGTGTGGAACGACGGTTACTCGCCACGGGTCTCGAATGCGCGCGATCCCGGGGGACGCAAGTTCCAGGACCTGCGTTTCGACTACGGTGTCGGGGTACGGAGCTGGGTGTGGTTCCTGCTCGCGAAGGTCGACGTCGGCTGGCAGTACGACCTGCGCAAGTCGAGCGAGCCGCACTGGCAGTTCAGCATCGGCCCTGAGTTCTAGTCGCACGATGTCGCTCTTCGACGCTTCCATCTCGCAGGCGGGCGTGGCCCTCAACGACGCACAGCGTGCGGCGGTCGAGCATCCCGGCGGACCGCTGCTCGTGATCGCCGGCGCCGGCAGTGGCAAGACCCGCGTTCTCACCGCGCGCGTCGACCGCCTGATCACGCTCGGGGTGGCGCCCCGGCGCATCCTCGCGTTCACCTTCACGAACCGCGCCGCGCGCGAGATGAAGGAACGCATCGCGCGTGCGGCCGGTGCGGAAGCGGCCGCGGTGTGGGTCGGCACGTTTCACGCGACCGGCGCGCGCATCCTGCGTCGAGAGGCCGCGCGCCTGGCGGTGCTCAAGCCGGGTTTCGCGCGCGACTTCACGATCTACGATCGCCAGGATCAGGAGGGGCTGGTCGGCGAGGTGCTGAAGGCGCTCGAGCTGCCCGAAGGCGCCTATCGGGTCGGGGACGTCCTGCGGCGCATCTCCGATTCGAAGAACGCGCTGGTGTCGCCGGCGGAAGCGATGGCCGCGGCGGTCACGCCGTTCGAACAGCAGATCGCGCGGGCGTTCGAGGCCTACCAGAACGGCCTGCGGGCGCGTGGCGCATTCGATTTCGATGACCTGATCGTCGAGACCGTTCGCCTGCTGAGGGACGACCCGGTGACGACGGAGCGCTACCGGGCGCTCTTCGAGCACGTGCTGGTCGACGAGTATCAGGATACGAACCACGCGCAGT
The nucleotide sequence above comes from Candidatus Eisenbacteria bacterium. Encoded proteins:
- a CDS encoding UvrD-helicase domain-containing protein, whose amino-acid sequence is MSLFDASISQAGVALNDAQRAAVEHPGGPLLVIAGAGSGKTRVLTARVDRLITLGVAPRRILAFTFTNRAAREMKERIARAAGAEAAAVWVGTFHATGARILRREAARLAVLKPGFARDFTIYDRQDQEGLVGEVLKALELPEGAYRVGDVLRRISDSKNALVSPAEAMAAAVTPFEQQIARAFEAYQNGLRARGAFDFDDLIVETVRLLRDDPVTTERYRALFEHVLVDEYQDTNHAQFRLVEALAAGHGNLFVVGDDDQSIYGWRGADLANVLEFDRAFPGAAVVRLEQNYRSTGNILRAANTVIANNRSRRGKTLWCDREAGTPLRFALLRDEADEARWVADAVIERVRRGRPLTELAVLYRTNAQSRALETELAMRGVHYEIVGGVAFYQRREV